TTTAATAGAGGAAACAGGTGAAATTGCTTTTCAAGATCACGTGAAGACTATTTATCTGACGCCTGATGAGCCTTTAACTTATTATTCAAACAAATGGGTATATCATGAAATGCCTCAATTTGAACAATGGTTGAAAGATGCAGAAACGCAATTACAACAGCATCATGCACAGGGCAGCCATCATCTCATGTTTACGTTTCCAGAAAATACAGAGCTTTCTTTGGCATTTCAAGATTACTTGGAAAAAGAAAGCTATGAATTGGGGTTGATGGAAATGTATGCGATTGAAGCGGAAGCATTGAAAGGCGAGATTCCTGACACGTTAAAGATTGAATGGGTGGATGGAGATAATTTAGACGATTATTTAACGATTCATCGTACCTTTGCCCTTCAATTTGGGGAAGACTACGCTGATGAGTCAGAAAGAACGATTCGTAAGAGTTTCCAAGATGAGCAGCAGGTCAAGCGTATTGTGGTTTACTATCAAAACCAGCCTGTAGGTTCATTAGATGCCATTGAAACTGAGCAGACGCTCGAAATCGATAGCTTTGGTGTGATTGAAAGTATGCGCCGTCAAGGAATAGGGCGTACGATGCAAGCATTTGTTGCGGCCCATGCTGAGGGCAAACCTATTATTTTAGTAGCAGATGGGGAAGATACAGCGAAAGATATGTATATTAAACAAGGCTACACTTTCATTAGTTATCGTTATCAAATATTAAAAGAAAATGTATAAAAAAAAAGAAGCTGTGCTTTGACAAGATTTACTCTTGCGAAGGCACAGCTTTAATACGTTCTGGATGACTATATACACTGAAGTTGCCGTCTCTGCAAAAACCAATAGCTGTAATATTCAAATCGTCTGCAAGTTTAACAGCTAAAGTCGTCGGCGCAGATTTAGATAAAATCACTCCGACACCGATTTTGGCCGCTTTGATTAAGATTTCCGAAGAAATTCGGCCGCTGAAGATTAACACTTTATCTCGTACTGGAATATGTCGTTCTAAACAGAAACCATAAAGTTTATCGAGCGCATTATGTCGTCCGATATCTTGGCGGTGTTCAAAGAATGTATCACCATCACTGATAGCAGCGTTATGCAATCCGCCTGTACGTTTAAATAATGTACTTGCACTTTGCAGACGGGTCATCATATTAACAACTTGTTGTGGTTGCAATGTGATATGCGACATGCTCGTTTTAGCGATCGCAGCATCATTATGGAAGTAAAACTCACGGCTTTTTCCGCAACAAGACGCAATCATACGTTTGGTGGAATATTCGAAGCGGTCGCCTAAATCTTTAGTGAGTTCCACATGTGCGAAACCTTTACTATCATCTATTTGGATGGACTTTAGTTCACTACGTTTCAGTATCGCACCTTCAGACGCTAAAAAGCCCAGAACCAATTCTTCCATGTGGTCTGGACTGCAGATGACAGTCGCAAACTCTTCTCCATTGACCATAATTGTTAAAGGGAATTCAGTTACATAACTGTCAGTTGTTTCGAATAACTTTCCATCTTCATAACGGACAATGTGTTGATCCGTCATTACATCTATATCGTTATTTTGTATATCTTTGTTCATAAGCATTGACTCCTCATTAAAAGACTATACTATATTCTTCCACTTTTCAAAAAAGATTTGCATAATTTAAGAAAGTATATCAAATTTTAGTTGTGAGACGATTAAGATGATAGTAAACTTAAAGTAAACAAAAGGAGGTCAGGTGGATGGCGAGTATCAGAGCAATTGCAAAAGCAGCTGGCGTGAGTCCAGGAACAGTTTCTCGTGTGTTGAATGAAGACCCGACGTTATCTGTGTCTGATACGACTAGAGCACGTATTCTTAAGACAGCAGAAGAAATGTCCTATCAGAAAACAGCACGGCTGAATCGGCAAGTGCAAATTATTACCTATGCTTCGAGACGCAGAGAAATGGCAGATCCCTTTCATAGAGAATTGAGACTTGCGATTGAGACAGAAATCAATCGTTTAAATTTAACTTTAAAGAAAACGATTCGGGTTGAACCAGGAATGAAGAAACAAGAATGGTCAGAAGTCAAAAAGGCAGGCGCACTCTTAGTTATCGGGCATTTTTCACAAGCAGCCTTGAAAGAAATATATCAGTATAATCCTAATATAGTAGTGATTAACAATCCTGAAACACCAGACTACATGGATGCAGTTTATTCAGATTTACAGAAAACGACACTGCAACTGCTTGATAGAATTAGACAGACACATCCTAAAGCACATATTGCTTACTTAGGAGGCATGAGAGAAGAAACCTCCTTGACAGGTGAGACAAGTTATGAGAGCGACGCACGTTATCAGGCTTATATGCAATGGTGCGAAGACCATAACGAGACACCGGATAGCCATCTCATAGGTTGGACGCGTGAAGATGGAGAACAAGAAATTGAATCTATAACTCAATTGCCGGATATTGTACTAGCTGGCAATGATATGGTTGCTATCGGCGTCATTCAAGGATTGCAGAAATTAGGCAAGCAAGTTCCAGACGAGGTAAGTGTCATCGGCTTCAATGATTTAGAGGTCAATCAATATGTCACGCCTTCGTTGACAAGCGTGCAAATTGATATTGAACAATTTGGAAAGAGTGCGGTTGCAATGGCTGAAGACAGAATTAAAAAAGCGCGTGCTAATGCTCTGCATACACTAGTACAAACACGCTTGATAGTCCGTCAGTCATACTCTGAAAAAGAATAAAAAAATATTTTGACAAAACATTTAGTAAACAGATAAACTTTAAGTGCGTTTACTAAAGAATATTTACTATAGTGTGGGAGGAAAAGGCAATGCTGACATCTATGAAAGCTAAATTCGAAACCTTATTTCACGAGCAGCCAGAAGTTGCTGCCTTTGCACCAGGCAGAATTAATTTAATCGGAGAACATACAGATTATAATGGCGGTTATGTTTTTCCAGCAGCCATCGAACTGGGCACATATGGCTTAGCAAGTAAAAGAGAAGATCATAAAATTCGTCTGTACTCGAATAACTTTGAGGACTCAGGAGTGATTGAATTTTCTCTAGATGATTTACAATTTAATGCGGCGCACAGTTGGGCTAATTATCCAAAGGGAATGATTAAATTCTTGAAAGAAGCAGGTTATTCCATTGATACGGGCTTTAATATTTTAGTCGAAGGCAACATTCCGAACGGCGCAAGTCTATCGTCATCTGCTTCTATTGAGATGTTGACTGGATGGTTATTGAAATCTTTATTTGACTTGCAAGTAGAGCGCTTAGAACTCATTCAACTTGGACGTAAAGTCGAAAATCAATTTATCGGTGTCAATTCTGGAATTATGGATCAATTTATCGTCGGTATGGGAAGAAAAGACCAAGCTATCTTACTCGATACCGCTACGCTTGATTATCATTATGTACCAGCAGAATTCGGCGACTATGTAATTTCAATTATGAATACCAACAAACGTCGTGAGCTCGCTGAATCTAAATATAATGAACGCTTGGAAGAATGTCAGAAAGCTTTAGCTTTGCTCCAGCAAGAATTAGATATCACAGCGCTAGGTCATTTGGATACAGAAACATTTAATAAGCATACGTATTTGATTGAAGATGAAATATTATTGCGTAGAGCACGACATGCTGTAACTGAAAATGCACGCGTTAAACAAGCTTATGAAGCGTTAGAACAAAGTGACTTTACAGCCTTTGGAAAGCTTTTGAATGATTCACACGCTTCGTTAAAAGAGGATTACGAAGTCACAGGCACAGAATTGGATACGTTGGCAGAAACAGCTCAGCAAGTAGAAGGCGTCTTAGGTGCGCGTATGACTGGAGCGGGCTTTGCAGGTTGCGCCATCGCTTTAGTTCATAAAGAACGTATTCAACAATTAGAAGAAGAAGTAACTCAAATTTATGCCAACAAAATAGGTTATGCACCGTCATTTTATCATGTCAATATTGGCGATGGCGTTAAATCTATAGAAGTTTAAGAGAGGATGTAAATTATGTCAGTTTTAGTGTTAGGTGGAGCAGGTTATATCGGAAGTCACGCTGCAGATCAGTTAATTGAACAAGGCTATGATGTAGCAGTTGTAGATAATCTTGGAACAGGTCATCGCGAAGCGGTTCCAGCAGCAGCACGTTTTTATGAAGGAGATATTCGTGATAAAGAATTTTTAAATGACGTTTTTGAAAAAGAAGATGTTGAAGGCGTCTTTCATTTTTGCGCGTATTCTTTAGTAGGAGAATCCGTCAATAAACCTTTAGAGTACTTCAACAATAATGTTTACGGGATGCAAGTCTTGTTAGAAGTCATGAAACAACATCATGTCAATGAAATCATTTTCTCATCCACAGCTGCAGTTTATGGAGAACCTGAAGTAGTACCGATTCAAGAAGATGCACCTAAAGCACCGACCAATCCATACGGCGAAAGTAAATTAATGATGGAAAAAATGATGCATTGGTGCCATAACGCTTATGGCGTGAATTATGCAGCATTACGCTATTTCAATGTCGCAGGTGCTAAAGAAGACGGCAGCATCGGAGAAGATCACAATCCAGAAACACATTTAATCCCGATTGTATTACAGGCAGCGCTAGGACAACGTGAGGCTATTACGATTTTCGGTACTGATTACGATACAGAAGATGGTTCTTGTGTACGTGATTATTTACATGTGACTGACCTGATTGCAGCGCATATACTTGCTTACCAATATTTGAAAGACGGAGGCGAAAGCGGAGCCTTCAATTTAGGCAGCAGCCAAGGTTATTCAGTAATAGAAATTGTAGAAGCAGCTAGACAAGCAACAGGTATCGATATCAAATCTGAAATTGGTGAAAGACGTGCAGGCGATCCAAGTAAATTAATCGCGTCCAGCGACAAAGCACAACGTGTTCTCGGCTGGAAACCGAAACATGATGATATCCACGAAATTATTGAAACAGCTTGGAATTGGCATCAATCACATCCGAACGGATACTCAAACTAATTGATTACAGGGGGCAGCTTTATGGAATTGAATCGGCAATACGTCAATCGATTTATTGACGATGCAATACAATACAACGAATATGAGCCTGCAGATGCTTACTATCTGCAAAATTTAATCTTGAAAATTACTGGTGCTGAACAGGTTGATGAACATGTAGCAGAACATAGTCTGACTGATCTGACACCTAATGACATTGCACAACATTGGATTGAACAAATGATTGAAAATCAAATCATTGAAGATGTTGTCTATCAAAGAGAAATCATCGAGACGAAACTTTTAGATTTAATCACTCCTAAACCTTCAACGATTAATCGACGGTTTGATGAATTGTATGAGCAACATCCAGAGAAAGCTACCGATTACTTCTATGAAATTTGCAAACGTAATCATTATATTAAGACGGATGCCATCGCACAGAATGTACATTACTATACGGCTACAGAATATGGCGATTTAGAAATCACTATTAACTTATCTAAACCTGAAAAGGATGCGAAAGAAATCGCTAAAGCACGCGAGGCAAAACAAACGCATTATCCAGCCAATGCATTGTGCATGGAAAATGAAGGCTTTGCAGGTTCTGTAACCCAAGCAGCAAGACGCAATCACCGAATTATTCGCTTGAAATTAAATGGCGAGCCCTGGGGCTTCCAATTCTCGCCATATGCTTATTTCGCAGAACATAGTATCGTCTTATCAGAAGCACATAATCCTATGAAAATTGAAAAAGCAACCTTCAGCAATCTCTTAGAATTCGTACAGAAATTTCCGCATTACTTTGCAGGTTCTAATGCTGATTTGCCGATTGTCGGAGGTTCCATTCTTTCACACAATCACTATCAAACTGGACGTCATACTTTCCCGATGGATAATGCGCCAGCAAGTCATGCTTTTACCATAGAAAAGTATCCAGAGGTGCAAGCTGCCACTTTAAAATGGCCGATGAGTGTGGTGCGCTTGAAAGGTCAGAATATTGATGAGTTAGTGGAAGCGGCAGAATATATTTTTGAAATTTGGCTGCATTATAATGACGCAACAGTTGAGATTAAAGCGTTTAGTGAAGATGGCACACGTCACCATACTGTAACGCCGATTGCTAGATATCGTCAGTCCACAGGTAATTATGAATTAGACCTGGTATTGAGAGATAATCAAACTTCAACACAATTTCCAGATGGTATTTTTCATCCGCATCCAGATGTGCAACATATTAAAAAAGAAAATATTGGATTAATTGAAGTGATGGGAACAGCTATTCTGCCTGGACGTTTAAAGAAAGAATTGAAAGAAGTAGAAGCGTACGTTCTCGGAAATAAAGAAGCGGATATAGGTAAACATCAAATGTGGGCGGATCGAATGATAGCTGCTTATGATTTTAATCAAGAGAATGCTGAAGATATCATCCATCAAGAAGTGGCGCACATCTTTAAACGTGTCTTAGAAGATGCGGGTGTATTTAAACAAACCGAAGAAGGCCAAGCAGCATTCAAACGATTTATTCAGCATTTGTAGAGGAACGGGGGAGCGGGACAGAAATAATTTTTGTTTAAAATTATTTCTGTCCCGCTCCCCCGGCAAAGCTAACTAGAATAGAAAAAAGCTTGGAACAAGCGCATTTTTTATTCAGATAGCTACTGCCAGTTCAAAGAGTAGAGGTGAGACATTATTATGTTTCAGCCTCTTTTCTTCGTTTAGAGCGAAAGTGTCGAGGCTCGCGCCGGTTGCCTATACAGTTAGGGGCCGAAGTGTCGAGGCTCAAGTCGACAGCCTCGTATAATGAATTTATATTTTGAATATTTGTTTACATTTTTATTAATTTAATTGGATATTGCAGGGTATTCCTAGATAATATTCCTATAGATGAAAGGACTCTATAATAGGTAGAACTTTCCGCTGCCTGTAAATTAATTACGTGTATAGACTGTTCCCTTGGACTTGTCGGCATGTTTCAAACACACAAGCTGTTTTCAATACAGCCGATGAACAATAAAGTAACAGTATTGTTCGCAGCCCTCGGCTGTTTTGAATCAATTCTGATATTGCGAGGATGTCTTATGACGCTTGAATCTAGGGATAGCCTGGAGTATCTACACTATAAAATACAAAGAAAGGAGGTCCTTTCAATGAAATTACTTGTCGGTTTAGATGTTAGTTCTCAAAAACTGGATGTTTGTATGCTTCAATCTGATAAAAAGGTTTTATGTCAAACTACTGTAGATAATAATCTCTTCGGTGCCGATTTGATTAAAAACAATATCCTGAATTATACAAATTCCTGTGATTACGAATCTATAGAAATCGGTTTGGAATCCACTTCTGTCTATAGTTTCCATCCAGCGATGTTTTTTCTTGAAGACAATACATTGAAATCAATGAACACGCATATACATGTCATTAATCCCAAGCGTGTTCATAAATTCAAAGCAATGTTCGATGAAGATAAAACAGACAAAATGGATGCCTATAGAATCGCAGATTATCTCAGAGGCGAGTTCCATACCACTAACTTAATTAAATCTGAACAATATGTCGCTTTGCAGAAATTAACCCGAACACGCCACCAGCTGATCAAACAGCTTGTCGCAAGCAAGCAGCACTTTATCGAAAACCTTTATTACAAGTGCAACACCTTGTCAGCTGAAATAGATACCAATATTTTTGGTAAAACAATGATGGAGATTATCACAGATGAGGACGGTATGGATGCATTTGCGGAAATGCCTCTGAAAGACTTGGAAGCATTTCTTACCGAAAAAAGCAAAGGACGATTCTCCAATCCTGAATCACTCGCCAAAGCAATACAAAAAGCCATCAGAAACTCATACAGATTAGGCGAAATACTTTCAGGCAGTGTGGATCTCATACTCGGTACTTATGCGAATATCATCCGAACGCTTCAGAAACAAATTAAAATACTTGATAAAAGTATCAGTGATGTTTTTTCATCGTTGCCGGAAGCCCAATCTTTATTAAGCATTCCAAGAATCGGTCCTGTGTTCGCTGCTGGTATTTTAGCAGAAGTCGGTCAAATCGAGCGATTTGACGATCAAGCCAAATTAGCCAAATATGCCGGTCTTTCTTGGCCCAAATACCAATCCGGTGCTTTCACAGCAGAAAATACTTCGATGCGACGAACGGGTAATCATTATCTGCGCTATTACTTAGTTGAGGCTGCCAACTCAGTGAGGACGCATATTCCTGAATACAGGAAATATTATGCCAAAAAAGTTGCAGAAGTACCCAAATTCAAACATAAACGAGCCCTCGTCCTAACTGCAAGAAAATTTGTGAGATTGGTGGATGCTCTGTTACGTAACCACCAACTCTATTCTCCGGAAAGGGAGTGTGCGAAAATCTAAGATTTTTCACATCCGATCTCTTTCCGAGATCCCGTTGAATTTTCTGAAAAATCAACGGGTCTAGTTAAAGTCGCTCAATTTTTCAAAATATAACCTGCTTCTTTAAAATTTCTTATATTTTACGTATTGACTTAACACCACAAGTCTATACAGTTAGGGGCGAAAGTGTCGAGGCGCGAGTCGACATCCTAGACACTTTACGCAAATATACTATCTATCGTTCATATTACGACGCATTTTATACCATTCCACCTTCTGCTACCCCTAGAAGCAAACGACAAAAATTCCAACTTCCACTACATCCCCACCTTCTTTGCATTCAAATTTTTTTGAACAGTAAATAAATGTTAACTTCTTCACTAAAATATTAAAAATTATTTAATTTTATCGTGATATTTCTTTACTACAAGGGTATAATCGATAATGAAATTAATTTATTAGGAGGTTTTGTAATGAAAATCAAGCATTTTTTGATTGTATTAGTAGCCATTTGTTTAGTATTAGCAGGATGTTCTAATTCTGACAGCGGGGATAAGAAAGATAGTAAAAAATCAGACAGCAATGACAAAAAACAAGAATTACACGTTTCTGCAGCAGCAAGTTTAACAGACGTTTCTAAAGACTTAGAAAAAGAATTCAAGAAAGATCACCCAGATGCTAAAATCACATTTAACTATGGTGGTTCAGGTGCTTTAAGACAACAAATTGAAAAAGGTGCACCAGTTGATGTCTTCATGTCAGCTAACACTAAAGACGTTGATGCGTTGAAAGATAAGAAAAAAGCACATGATACTTATAACTATGCTAAAAACAAATTAGTACTTATCGGTGAAAAAGATACAGATCTTAAATCAGTTAAAGACTTGAAAGACGGTCAAAAATTAGCGATTGGTGAAGCTAAATCTGTACCAGCCGGTAAATACGCTACACAATACTTACAAGACAACGGTTTATATGATGGCGTTAAAGACAAATTAGTTTATGCGAAAGACGTACGTCAAGTATTGAACTATGTTGAAAAAGGTAACGCTCAATTAGGTTTTGTTTATAAAACAGACTTATATCCAAACAAAACTAAAAACGACAAAGTAAAAGAAATTAAACAAGTCGAATTGAAAAAACCTATCGTTTATGAAGCAGGAGCAACTTCTGATAGCAAATTAGCAAAAGATTGGATGAAATTCTTAAAATCTGATAAAGCTAAAAAAATCATGAAAGAATATAAATTCGAAAACTAGGAGGAACTTAGATGCCTGATTTAACGCCATTTTGGATATCCATCAAAGTGGCTGTAATCAGCACGATCATCGTAACGATATTAGGAATTATTATTTCCAAATTGTTATATCGTCATCGAGGTCGCATAGTGACACTTCTAGAAAGTATCATTATACTGCCAATTGTCTTACCGCCGACGGTAATGGGGTTCTTACTCTTAATTGTTTTTTCCCCGAAAAGTCCGGTAGGGGCATTCTTCGCAAATGTGCTGCATTTGCCGGTAGTATTTACACTGACGGGCGCTGTAATAGCGTCCGTTGTTGTAAGTTTTCCTTTAATGTATCAACATACGATACAGGGATTCCGCGGTATCAACAATAAAATGTTGAATACTGCGCGTACTATGGGTGCAAGTGAGAATAAAATATTCTTTCGTTTGATTCTGCCGCTCTCTAAGCGCTCTATTTTATCAGGCGTAATGATGGCATTTGCACGTGCTATTGGTGAATTTGGTGCCACTTTGATGGTCGCAGGTTATATTCCGAATAAAACCAATACGTTGCCGTTAGAAATTTATTTCTTAGTAGAACAAGGCAGAGAAAATCAAGCTTGGTTATGGGTACTTGTACTCGTTGCCTTTGCAATCACTGTTATCGGAACTATCAATATGATTAACCGAGACAAATATTTGGAGGTGGACTAAATGCTGACCATCCAAATCGAATATCAGTTGCGTGACCATTTAATCCAACTTGATATTAATGAAGACCAGCCGAAGATATATGCTATCAGAGGCCCTTCAGGTATCGGTAAGACCACAGTTCTAAATATGATTGCAGGCTTGCGTAAAGCGGATCGAGCTTATATTAAGATTGATGATCACTTATTAACAGACACTGAAAAAGACGTGAATGTAAAAATTCAAGATCGCGGTATCGGTTACTTATTCCAAGATTATCAGCTCTTTCCGAATATGACGGTCATGCAAAATATTACTTTTATGGCAAAACCGTCAGAACATATTGATGCATTGATGCACCAACTAAATATTACGCATTTAACGAAACAATATCCTGCACGTTTATCTGGAGGGGAATCCCAGCGTGTCGCACTCGCCAGAGCATTGAGTACACGTCCGGATATCCTGCTCTTAGATGAACCCTTCTCAAGCTTGGATGATGCTACGAAAGAAGAGAGTATGCATTTAGTGAAACGCATGTTTGATGAATGGCAGATTCCGATTATTTTTGTGACACATTCAAACTATGAAGCTGAGCAGCTTGCAGATGAGATTATTACAATAGGTTCATAGCTTTTTTGAAAGTAACCCGGCATAGCACCGAATATATTTCAGTGCATGTCGGGTTTATTGTCTTTTTTAAAAAGAAAGATTGAAAAATTGTGTCGTGCTGAGAATCATCATATAATAAAAGTAATGTACTTTAGAAAGGATAAAAAATATGAATGAACGCTATTCACGACAAATATTATTTGAAAATATTGGAGTGGAAGGTCAAGAAAAAATCGCTCAAAAACATGTTTTGATTATCGGAATGGGCGCTTTAGGGACACATCTTGCAGATGGTTTAGCACGTGCAGGTGTGCGAAAATTGACGATTGTAGATCGCGATTATATCGAATTCAGTAATTTACAGCGCCAAACGATGTACACTGAACAAGATGCCAAAGAAGCATTGCCTAAAGTGATTGCGGCCGAATCCAGATTAAAAGAAATTCGTGAAGATATAGAAATAGATGCCTACATTGAACAAGTGAATGCATTATTTTTAGAAAAGCATGCACAGAATGTAGATTTAATTTTAGATGCTACAGATAACTTTGATACGCGTTTATTAGTGAATGATTTTGCGTATAAATATAATATACCTTGGATTTATGGTGGCGTGGTTCAGAGCACCTATATAGAAGCAGCCTTTATTCCAGGTCAAACGCCTTGTTTTAATTGTGTAATGCCGCAACTGCCAGTCATTAATATGACGTGTGACACGGTAGGGGTCATTCAACCCGCCGTTACAATGACAACGAGTTTGCAATTGCGCGATGCTTTAAAAATTTTAACTGAAACGCCTTTCACACCTAAACTGACCTATGGTGATATTTGGGAAGGGACACACTATACTTTCGGATTCAGCCGAATGTTTGACCCGCATTGTACGACTTGCGGAGAACATCCGACTTACCCTCACTTGCACGAAACAGACCAGCAATTTGCGACATTGTGCGGCAGAGATACGGTGCAATACAGTAATGAAAATATTACCCAGGAAATGTTGAAACAATATTTAGAAGCCCATCATATTCATTATCACGCTAATCCTTATATGTTGCGCTTTGAATTCAACGGTCATCGCATTGTCAGTTTCTCTGGTGGAAGAATGTTAATACATGGGATGACGAAGCCTACTGAGGCTATTAAATTAATGAATCAACTGTTAGGCTAGAAAGAGAATAATAATAACGGAGGTCAAGCAAATGACAAAGAATGAACATGTTAACGTGAAGTTAGACAGAGATATCCAATGTGCAGTATTGACTGTCTCAGATACGAGAACTGAAGAAACAGATAAAGGCGGTAACTTAGCTAAAGAATTATTGTCGGAAATTAATGTAGAAATCAAACCTGAGCACTATGCTATTGTCAAAGATGATAAGCAAGCGATTACAGAACAAATTCAACAATGGTTGGCTGAAGA
Above is a genomic segment from Staphylococcus piscifermentans containing:
- a CDS encoding GNAT family N-acetyltransferase; the encoded protein is MDLIEETGEIAFQDHVKTIYLTPDEPLTYYSNKWVYHEMPQFEQWLKDAETQLQQHHAQGSHHLMFTFPENTELSLAFQDYLEKESYELGLMEMYAIEAEALKGEIPDTLKIEWVDGDNLDDYLTIHRTFALQFGEDYADESERTIRKSFQDEQQVKRIVVYYQNQPVGSLDAIETEQTLEIDSFGVIESMRRQGIGRTMQAFVAAHAEGKPIILVADGEDTAKDMYIKQGYTFISYRYQILKENV
- the fdhD gene encoding formate dehydrogenase accessory sulfurtransferase FdhD — translated: MNKDIQNNDIDVMTDQHIVRYEDGKLFETTDSYVTEFPLTIMVNGEEFATVICSPDHMEELVLGFLASEGAILKRSELKSIQIDDSKGFAHVELTKDLGDRFEYSTKRMIASCCGKSREFYFHNDAAIAKTSMSHITLQPQQVVNMMTRLQSASTLFKRTGGLHNAAISDGDTFFEHRQDIGRHNALDKLYGFCLERHIPVRDKVLIFSGRISSEILIKAAKIGVGVILSKSAPTTLAVKLADDLNITAIGFCRDGNFSVYSHPERIKAVPSQE
- a CDS encoding LacI family DNA-binding transcriptional regulator; the encoded protein is MASIRAIAKAAGVSPGTVSRVLNEDPTLSVSDTTRARILKTAEEMSYQKTARLNRQVQIITYASRRREMADPFHRELRLAIETEINRLNLTLKKTIRVEPGMKKQEWSEVKKAGALLVIGHFSQAALKEIYQYNPNIVVINNPETPDYMDAVYSDLQKTTLQLLDRIRQTHPKAHIAYLGGMREETSLTGETSYESDARYQAYMQWCEDHNETPDSHLIGWTREDGEQEIESITQLPDIVLAGNDMVAIGVIQGLQKLGKQVPDEVSVIGFNDLEVNQYVTPSLTSVQIDIEQFGKSAVAMAEDRIKKARANALHTLVQTRLIVRQSYSEKE
- a CDS encoding galactokinase, producing MLTSMKAKFETLFHEQPEVAAFAPGRINLIGEHTDYNGGYVFPAAIELGTYGLASKREDHKIRLYSNNFEDSGVIEFSLDDLQFNAAHSWANYPKGMIKFLKEAGYSIDTGFNILVEGNIPNGASLSSSASIEMLTGWLLKSLFDLQVERLELIQLGRKVENQFIGVNSGIMDQFIVGMGRKDQAILLDTATLDYHYVPAEFGDYVISIMNTNKRRELAESKYNERLEECQKALALLQQELDITALGHLDTETFNKHTYLIEDEILLRRARHAVTENARVKQAYEALEQSDFTAFGKLLNDSHASLKEDYEVTGTELDTLAETAQQVEGVLGARMTGAGFAGCAIALVHKERIQQLEEEVTQIYANKIGYAPSFYHVNIGDGVKSIEV
- the galE gene encoding UDP-glucose 4-epimerase GalE, whose amino-acid sequence is MSVLVLGGAGYIGSHAADQLIEQGYDVAVVDNLGTGHREAVPAAARFYEGDIRDKEFLNDVFEKEDVEGVFHFCAYSLVGESVNKPLEYFNNNVYGMQVLLEVMKQHHVNEIIFSSTAAVYGEPEVVPIQEDAPKAPTNPYGESKLMMEKMMHWCHNAYGVNYAALRYFNVAGAKEDGSIGEDHNPETHLIPIVLQAALGQREAITIFGTDYDTEDGSCVRDYLHVTDLIAAHILAYQYLKDGGESGAFNLGSSQGYSVIEIVEAARQATGIDIKSEIGERRAGDPSKLIASSDKAQRVLGWKPKHDDIHEIIETAWNWHQSHPNGYSN
- the galT gene encoding UDP-glucose--hexose-1-phosphate uridylyltransferase is translated as MELNRQYVNRFIDDAIQYNEYEPADAYYLQNLILKITGAEQVDEHVAEHSLTDLTPNDIAQHWIEQMIENQIIEDVVYQREIIETKLLDLITPKPSTINRRFDELYEQHPEKATDYFYEICKRNHYIKTDAIAQNVHYYTATEYGDLEITINLSKPEKDAKEIAKAREAKQTHYPANALCMENEGFAGSVTQAARRNHRIIRLKLNGEPWGFQFSPYAYFAEHSIVLSEAHNPMKIEKATFSNLLEFVQKFPHYFAGSNADLPIVGGSILSHNHYQTGRHTFPMDNAPASHAFTIEKYPEVQAATLKWPMSVVRLKGQNIDELVEAAEYIFEIWLHYNDATVEIKAFSEDGTRHHTVTPIARYRQSTGNYELDLVLRDNQTSTQFPDGIFHPHPDVQHIKKENIGLIEVMGTAILPGRLKKELKEVEAYVLGNKEADIGKHQMWADRMIAAYDFNQENAEDIIHQEVAHIFKRVLEDAGVFKQTEEGQAAFKRFIQHL
- a CDS encoding IS110 family RNA-guided transposase; translated protein: MKLLVGLDVSSQKLDVCMLQSDKKVLCQTTVDNNLFGADLIKNNILNYTNSCDYESIEIGLESTSVYSFHPAMFFLEDNTLKSMNTHIHVINPKRVHKFKAMFDEDKTDKMDAYRIADYLRGEFHTTNLIKSEQYVALQKLTRTRHQLIKQLVASKQHFIENLYYKCNTLSAEIDTNIFGKTMMEIITDEDGMDAFAEMPLKDLEAFLTEKSKGRFSNPESLAKAIQKAIRNSYRLGEILSGSVDLILGTYANIIRTLQKQIKILDKSISDVFSSLPEAQSLLSIPRIGPVFAAGILAEVGQIERFDDQAKLAKYAGLSWPKYQSGAFTAENTSMRRTGNHYLRYYLVEAANSVRTHIPEYRKYYAKKVAEVPKFKHKRALVLTARKFVRLVDALLRNHQLYSPERECAKI
- the modA gene encoding molybdate ABC transporter substrate-binding protein, which translates into the protein MKIKHFLIVLVAICLVLAGCSNSDSGDKKDSKKSDSNDKKQELHVSAAASLTDVSKDLEKEFKKDHPDAKITFNYGGSGALRQQIEKGAPVDVFMSANTKDVDALKDKKKAHDTYNYAKNKLVLIGEKDTDLKSVKDLKDGQKLAIGEAKSVPAGKYATQYLQDNGLYDGVKDKLVYAKDVRQVLNYVEKGNAQLGFVYKTDLYPNKTKNDKVKEIKQVELKKPIVYEAGATSDSKLAKDWMKFLKSDKAKKIMKEYKFEN
- the modB gene encoding molybdate ABC transporter permease subunit, translated to MPDLTPFWISIKVAVISTIIVTILGIIISKLLYRHRGRIVTLLESIIILPIVLPPTVMGFLLLIVFSPKSPVGAFFANVLHLPVVFTLTGAVIASVVVSFPLMYQHTIQGFRGINNKMLNTARTMGASENKIFFRLILPLSKRSILSGVMMAFARAIGEFGATLMVAGYIPNKTNTLPLEIYFLVEQGRENQAWLWVLVLVAFAITVIGTINMINRDKYLEVD